Genomic window (Spirosoma sp. KCTC 42546):
TCAAGCCAATATCGCCTAAGTGTAAACAACTCTCTCCACCGTTAATGTCAATTACATCGACTTTTTTTGATATGCCATTGACTAAGGTATCCAGACTACCCTGCACATCAACGGGAATACCCAGCTCGCGGGCCATTCCGTTGGCTGAGCCTACAGGCAGGATACCCAGTAAGATAGGCGTGTCGAGCAGGTGCTCGGCTACGATTTTAATGGTGCCATCGCCCCCGGCAGCTACTACGCAGTCGGGCTTGTGCTGCTCGATTTGCTGACGGATCGTTTCGTTGTCGGTTTTACCATCGAGGTGAAATTTGTGGATGGTATGGGGTGAGTTATCGAAATAGGTAGTGATGGCTTCTTCCCAAACGGTTTTATCTGTCCCGCCCGAGACGGGATTAATTGCGAATAAAAAGGTCAACTTATATGCGATTTAAAAGTTATCAATAGATAGTCATTGGTTGCCATTCCTTACCATTCTGTAGTCATTTGTTATAAAGGGTTGGTAGTTAGTTCCTTAGCGATAAATGACTATCAATGTCGCGTAATGACAATTAATGACAAGCGTGCTTTAAAGACGAGTACCGACTTAATCATGGAAACAGTGCAGTTGCCTTTTAGGCATAAACAAAAAAAAAGCCTGAAGGGTGGAATAAAACATTATTTCTTAACATGGCTGCATCTGACCGACCAGCCCCTGGTGAAGGTATACCGGGGTTTCGGGAATCAAACCATGTTAACTGTTCATGGGACTGTTTTTAAGCAGAGTGCGTTGCCCCGAAAAAAATACCGGACCAGTATCTGGGTGAATTTGCTGGGTTTAATTCGATTGTTTTTGGTTCGGCCCTATTCACAGGTTCGGGTTCGGGTTTATGCAGGTGGGCAGACCAGAGAGACTAAAACGGATCTGGATGGCTATTTTCGGGTTGAGGTGCCCCTGACACAAGCGTTGCCGCCTGGCTGGCATGTAGTTCAGGCGCAGTGTATATCCCCGGCAGGCATGCCCGAAACCATACTAGCCGATGGAGAGGGAGACGTTTTAGTACCTCATGCAAGCTCGTTTGCCTGTATTTCCGACATTGATGATACGTTTCTGGTATCGCACTCAGCCGTACTCATGAAACGGTTAACCGTATTGATCACCCGGAATGCGCATACTCGCCAACCCTTTGAGGGGGTGGTATCGCATTATCAGTTGCTGGCCAAAGCGAACACCCAGGATGAGGCAACAAATCCGTTTTTCTACGTGTCGAGTAGTGAATGGAACCTGTACGACTATATTCTGGAGTTCTCGAAGAAAAACGGCCTGCCTGAAGGCGTGTATCTGCTGAGCCCGTTAAAGCAATTCTCGGAGTTGTTGAAAACAGGGCAGGGGAAGCATATGACGAAGTTTATGCGGATTGTCCGGATTCTGGAAGCGTATCCAAACCAGAATTTTATTCTGCTGGGCGACGATACGCAGGAAGACCCCACTATTTATGCATCGGTAGTTGAGCACTTTCCATCCCGGATTCGTTGTGTCTATATTCGGCAGGTTCATCATAAAAATCAGCTAAAAACCCGGGAAATTTTGAGTCGTATTGAAGCCATGGGTGTTCCTTATTGCTACTTTGCGCACAGTGCCGAAGCCCGTCAACATTCAGTAGAAAGTGGATTAGTTGCCTAAGAACTAAATTTTAGATTGTTTTAGCCAGAGTATGGATCAGAACACGCCCCCCGAAGAATTAACCGGCGACCTTACAATAGGTAAGCCTTATACCGAAGCCGCTGGTGTCGAAGCCATCCTGAAGTCGCTGGAGCACATTGGTAGTGGCACGGGCCTGATTCGTGGGTTAAAGGTGCTGGCCGATCTGAACCAGAAAGATGGATTCGATTGCCCATCCTGCGCCTGGCCTGACCCTGACGACCATCGGTCTAAACTGGGTGAATATTGCGAAAGCGGGGCCAAGGCCGTCGCAGACGAAATTATGACCAAACACTCGGCCTCGCCCGTACTGTTTCAACGCTATTCGGTAGCCGAGTTGCTTCAGAAAGGGGACTTGTGGCTTGGACAACAAGGACGGCTGACGCAGCCGATGATCTTAAAACCCGGCGCTACTCATTACGAACCAATTGAATGGGCGGATGCTATTCAGCTCATTGCCAGCCAGCTAAAAGCACTTGATTCCCCTGATGAAGCCATTTTTTATACCTCAGGCCGAACCAGCAACGAAGCAGCTTTTCTGTACCAGTTGTTCGTTCGGATGTTCGGCACGAACAACATGCCCGACTGCTCGAACATGTGCCACGAATCAACCAGCGTTGCCCTGGCCGATTCACTGGGGCTGGGGAAGGCATCGGTCAAATACGATGATTACGAAAAGGCCGACGTGATCATGATTATGGGCCAGAATCCCGGCACCAACGCACCCCGAATGCTTACGCCACTGGAACAGGCCAAGCGAAATGGGGCTAAAATCATTGCCGTAAATCCCTTACACGAAGCAGGCTTGCTGTCGTTTAAATATCCGCAGAGCGTTCGGGATGTGGTGTTGGGTGGACAGAAACTCACGGATTTGTTTTTGCAGATTCCCATCAACTCCGACCTTGCCTTGCTAAAGGCGATGTGTAAGCTGTTATTGGCCGAAGAGAAAAAAAGTCCGGGAAAAGTGCTGGACCAGGACTTTATCAGGAAATACACCGCCGGTTACGATGCGTTCGTGAAAAGTCTCGATCAGTTTGAACTAAGCGATTTAGCCGCTCAATGCGGACAGACCATCGCGCAGATTCAGGAAGCGGTCGATTTGTTCAAGCATACACCCAAATTGATCATTTGCTGGGCAATGGGTCTGACCCAACACAAAAATGCGGTTCAGACAATTAATGAAGTGATTAATCTGCTCTTGCTGAAAGGTAGCATTGGCATTGAAGGGGGAGGGGCCAGCCCAATACGTGGCCACAGCAATGTGCAGGGCGACCGTACGATGGGCATTTGGGAAAAGCCCAAACCTGAGTTTCTGGATGCTCTCAAGCGTGTGTTCAAGTTTGAACCACCCCGCGAAAATGGCTATGATACGGTTGCCGCTGTGAAAGCGATGCACGAGGGCAAAGCGAGCGTGTTCTTTGGACTGGGCGGCAATTTCGCGATGGCCGTCTCCGATACGAATTACACGGCAGATGCCCTGAAAAGGTGTAAACTAACGGTGCATGTTTCCACAAAGCTCAACCGGAGTCACCTCATTCACGGCGAAACGGCGCTCATTCTTCCCTGCCTGGGTCGTACTGACCATGATAGACAGGCAACTGGTGAGCAGTTTGTTAGCTGCGAGAGTACAACGGGCGTAGTGGCACAATCCCACGGAGTCGTTGAGCCTTCGTCTGCGTATTTGAAAAGTGAAGTGGCCATTATTGGTGAGTTAGCGAAGGCTACGCTTGTAGCACCGACCGTCCCGGTCGGCCGTAACAAGTCCGACTACTCGGCCGACCGTCCCGGTCGGTACTACATGGACTGGGACCAGCTTGTAGCTAACTATGACCGTATCCGTGACCTGATTGAACAGGTGGTGCCTGGTTTCGATAACTATAACGAAAAGGTTCGGATACCCGGCGGCTTTTACATTCCCAACGGCCCGCGTGTTCGGGAGTTTAAAACGAAGGATGGCAAAGCGCATTTCACGATCAACACACCAACGCACCATAACTTACAGCCCGGCGAGTTGTTGCTCATGACCGTTCGGAGTCACGATCAGTTCAACACCACGCTCTATGGCAATGATGATCGCTATCGGGGCATTTATAACGAACGGCGCGTGGTATTCATGAACCCCGACGACATTGCCAATCGGGGATTACGGGAAAAACAAGTGGTGGATTTGCATAGTCAATACGACGGTCAGAACCGAACGGCTCATCGGTTTATCGTGATTCCGTACAACATTCCGCTTGGCTGTACAGCAGCTTACTTCCCCGAAACGAACGTATTGATACCGATTGACTCAAAAGCCGATAAAAGTAATACTCCCACCTCGAAGTCGATTGTTATTACCGTGACACCAGCGGAGGGGTAAAGGATTAGGGTAGGTAATCAGAATAAGTACCGATAGGACGTCCAGATCTGGACGTCCTATCGTCCGTTTTCGGACTATAGTAATTCAATAGAAAGTGAAAAAAGGGCATTTTACGGCTTTGGGGGCCTACAAGCTTTATTGGCCTTTGATTTGCTATGCAAAAGGAAAAGATATACCTACCCCGCAAGAGTAATTCCAACTGATGAAGGGCACCCAACTAGGCGAGTTTGAAGAGATCGTTTTACTGACAATCACGCTGCTGTACGATGATGCCTACGGCGTGGCTGTTGTAGAGGCATTAAGCAAGCGTTTGGAGCGCCCCATGAGCTTAGGCGTTGTTCATCGAACCATGCAGCGGTTAGAAGAAAAAGGGCTGGTTCATTCTCGCTTTAGCGAACCTATTGCTGAACGGGGTGGACGGGCCAAACGCCTGTTTACCATAACCCTGGCGGGTGAACAAGCCTTACGGGAAGCGCGACGAATTCGTAATGAATTATGGGAAGAGATTCCGAAAACCGCTTTTGACCATCTGACATGAATCGAAACAATAAAAACCATCAGGGCAGCCAGCCAGCGCCCCCTCGCTGGGCTGAGCGGCTATTGGAACGGCTTACAGCTCCTCATATCCGGGATGAAATTTTGGGGGATCTGTATGAATTATTTCAAAAGCGGGTTCAACGATACGGCTCTACTCAGGCCCAGCTGCTGTATGGGCTGGAAATGCTGCTGCTGTTACATCCCCGCCTTTGGCGCAAACAAGCTCAATATGTCAATCGATACACGACAACCGTTTATTCACCACCAAACCCAATGGCCATGCTTAGTAATTATGTTAAAATTGCCTGGAGAAAACTTAATCGACACAAATCCTATACGGTGATCAATGTGGTGAGCCTAAGCCTGGGCATGGCCTGCGCCATTCTGATCTTTACGCTGGTTAAATACCATCTGAGCTTTGATACGTTTCATGCTGATCAAAACCGCATCTACCGCATTTACACAGAGCTTCATACAGAAAAAGTGACCTATAGCACGGGCGTTCCCAATCCGATGGGAGAAGCCTTCCGAAGTGGGTACAATGTCGCTGAAAAAGTTGGCCGTATTGCCTTTCTAACGAAACGGGTGGTTGCCGTAGCGCCCCAGAAAAAGTTTGAAGAAGATATTGCGTTTGCCGATCCGGATTTTTTTGACATTTTCAATTTTCCCCTGCTAGAGGGCAACCCGAAATCTGCTTTGCAGGATCATAATACAGCCCTTATTACAGACCGAATCGCTAAAAAATATTTTGGCAATGAAAATCCCATCGGTCAGCTATTGCACATTGATGAGTCGCTGGTTGTTAAGATAACCGGTATTCTCCGAAACCTACCGGCTACCACAGACTTTCATTCAGAGATCTATCTACCCTTCAGCAATTTGCAGAACCACAGTCCCTGGATGGTCGAAAAAGACTGGTGGCTAGGTTTCAATAAAGAGATGCAATGTTTTATCCGGCTCAAACCGGATGTATCAGCGGCTGTGGTCGATTCGAAAATTCTTCCAGCAATTGTTGATAAATACTACGATAAAGAGAATGCGAAGCATTTTCGATTTAAATTACAGCCGATCGCCGATGTTCATTTTAATCCTAACCTGCGGGGATACACTGAGAAAAAAAATCTCTGGACATTTGCTCTGATCGGTTTTTTTCTGGTTGTCACGGCCTGTGTCAACTTTATTAATCTGGCAACGGCTCAGGCGCTTGGGCGCGCCAAGGAAATTGGGGTTCGAAAAGCACTGGGCAGCCAGCAGGGAACGCTTTTCTGGCAATTTATTACCGAAACGGCGCTTATCGCCGGATTATCTCTGATTATCGCTTCGGGGTTGGCATACCTGGCCTTACCGTTTGTTAATCAATGGTTTGGCATAAAGCTGATGCTCAATTTATTGACGGATACGTATCTACTTATCTTTTTATTCGGCCTGCTGCTGATCGTAATTTTCTGTTCAGGTGCTTATCCCGGTTTGATTCTGGCTCGTTTTCAGCCTGTACTGGCGCTGAAAGGGAAGCTTTCTCAACAGTCGACAGGTGGTTTCTCCCTGCGAAAAGGGTTGGTGGTCACCCAGTTTGCCATCTCACAACTGCTTATCATTGGCACACTGATTATAACCAGCCAGTTGCGTTATTCCCAACAGGCTGATCTGGGTTTTCGGAAAGACGCAATGGTTATTCTGCCCGTTCCCGACAATAAAAAGTCCAAAATCAGCACGTTGGCGGCACAGCTTTCTGAACTATCCGGCGTTGAAAATGTGACGTTTTTCGATACCCCTCCCGCAACTGAATTCTTGGCAAGCACCTCATTTCGCTTCGATTCTCGCCCGGAAAACGAAAAATTCAATATTTCTATTAAAGCTGGGGATCATCAGTATGCCCCGACATTCAACATTCCTATTCTGGCTGGTCGTAACCTGAATCCATCGGATACGATTAGGGAATACCTGCTCAACGAAACGGCCGTAAAAGCCCTTGGATTAGCTTCGCTACAGGAAGTGATCGGCAAAGCTGCTACAATCAATGGTCGATCAGGAACCATAGTCGGCGTGATGAAGGATTTCCACTATAAGTCGTTTCGTGTAGCTATTGAACCCCTCTGCCTGACAACCTGGGGTGAGACTTACAACAGTTGCGGGGTAACCATAAATCCGGCTAATCTGGGGCCAACCCTGGCCGGACTTGAAAAAGCCTGGACGGCCCTGTATCCGTCTTCCATTTTTACGTATCGGTTTATGGATGAGGACATTGAGCGGCTCTATAAGTTGGATACTATGCTTCTGCGGCTCATTCAGGCGTTTGCCGGTATCGCAATTTTTGTGGGTTGCCTGGGTCTGTACGGGCTGGTGTCGTTCATGGCAGATCAGAAAAAGAAAGAAATTGGTGTACGCAAGGTATTGGGTGCGAGTACGTTTGGTATCCTTTGGTTGTTTGGGAAAGAGTTTTCTCGTCTGCTGTTGGTTGCGTTTGTGCTGGCAGCTCCATTGGCGTGGTGGGTCATGAACAAGTGGCTTACTAATTTTGTGTATCGGATTGAACTCGGTGCCGGTATGTTTATTCTGGCAATGCTCATCACGTTCATGGTTGCCTTGCTGACCGTCGGTTTCCAGAGTATGAAGGCCGCTCTGATGAATCCGATAAAGACCTTACGTACAGAATAGACAATAGGCAGGTTGGTCACTAAAAAGCACCGCTAGTTAATCACGTAAATTTTCACCTGCCTGATAGCCTGAAATAGATCCTGTAGCGTATTATATCCGAGTTAAACGAATTTGCTGCCAGAACTTCCCTCATGGGCAGTTCTGGCGGTGATTCTACCAGGATATGATTGGTAAGCAACTAGGGCAATTGGCAATACACGGTGGGCCGAAGTCAGTGAATACGACCTTCCCCTGGCCCATCTACGACGAAACGGAAGTTCAGGCCGTGGCCAGCATCGTGCGAAGCGGACAATGGGGAAACCCTGATTGTGCCGATGAAGTAGCTCACTTTGAGCAGGCTTTCGCGTCTTATTGCGGCAGTAAATATGCCGTAACCTGTGTGAATGGGTCCGTATCGCTTCGGTTGGCACTGATTGCCTGTGGGTTACGGCCTGGCGATGAGGTCATCGTGCCGCCCTATACCTTCATTGCAACGGCTTCGGTCGTACTGGAAATTAACTGCGTTCCGGTCTTCGTCGACATTGATCCGCAGACCTATAACCTCGACCCTACCCATATTGAGGCTGCTATTACAAGCAGAACAAAAGCCATTATTCCCGTTCATTTTGCTGGCTTGCCCTGCGATATGGACGCCATTCTGGAC
Coding sequences:
- a CDS encoding PadR family transcriptional regulator — its product is MKGTQLGEFEEIVLLTITLLYDDAYGVAVVEALSKRLERPMSLGVVHRTMQRLEEKGLVHSRFSEPIAERGGRAKRLFTITLAGEQALREARRIRNELWEEIPKTAFDHLT
- a CDS encoding App1 family protein, producing the protein METVQLPFRHKQKKSLKGGIKHYFLTWLHLTDQPLVKVYRGFGNQTMLTVHGTVFKQSALPRKKYRTSIWVNLLGLIRLFLVRPYSQVRVRVYAGGQTRETKTDLDGYFRVEVPLTQALPPGWHVVQAQCISPAGMPETILADGEGDVLVPHASSFACISDIDDTFLVSHSAVLMKRLTVLITRNAHTRQPFEGVVSHYQLLAKANTQDEATNPFFYVSSSEWNLYDYILEFSKKNGLPEGVYLLSPLKQFSELLKTGQGKHMTKFMRIVRILEAYPNQNFILLGDDTQEDPTIYASVVEHFPSRIRCVYIRQVHHKNQLKTREILSRIEAMGVPYCYFAHSAEARQHSVESGLVA
- a CDS encoding FdhF/YdeP family oxidoreductase, with the translated sequence MDQNTPPEELTGDLTIGKPYTEAAGVEAILKSLEHIGSGTGLIRGLKVLADLNQKDGFDCPSCAWPDPDDHRSKLGEYCESGAKAVADEIMTKHSASPVLFQRYSVAELLQKGDLWLGQQGRLTQPMILKPGATHYEPIEWADAIQLIASQLKALDSPDEAIFYTSGRTSNEAAFLYQLFVRMFGTNNMPDCSNMCHESTSVALADSLGLGKASVKYDDYEKADVIMIMGQNPGTNAPRMLTPLEQAKRNGAKIIAVNPLHEAGLLSFKYPQSVRDVVLGGQKLTDLFLQIPINSDLALLKAMCKLLLAEEKKSPGKVLDQDFIRKYTAGYDAFVKSLDQFELSDLAAQCGQTIAQIQEAVDLFKHTPKLIICWAMGLTQHKNAVQTINEVINLLLLKGSIGIEGGGASPIRGHSNVQGDRTMGIWEKPKPEFLDALKRVFKFEPPRENGYDTVAAVKAMHEGKASVFFGLGGNFAMAVSDTNYTADALKRCKLTVHVSTKLNRSHLIHGETALILPCLGRTDHDRQATGEQFVSCESTTGVVAQSHGVVEPSSAYLKSEVAIIGELAKATLVAPTVPVGRNKSDYSADRPGRYYMDWDQLVANYDRIRDLIEQVVPGFDNYNEKVRIPGGFYIPNGPRVREFKTKDGKAHFTINTPTHHNLQPGELLLMTVRSHDQFNTTLYGNDDRYRGIYNERRVVFMNPDDIANRGLREKQVVDLHSQYDGQNRTAHRFIVIPYNIPLGCTAAYFPETNVLIPIDSKADKSNTPTSKSIVITVTPAEG
- a CDS encoding ABC transporter permease; protein product: MNRNNKNHQGSQPAPPRWAERLLERLTAPHIRDEILGDLYELFQKRVQRYGSTQAQLLYGLEMLLLLHPRLWRKQAQYVNRYTTTVYSPPNPMAMLSNYVKIAWRKLNRHKSYTVINVVSLSLGMACAILIFTLVKYHLSFDTFHADQNRIYRIYTELHTEKVTYSTGVPNPMGEAFRSGYNVAEKVGRIAFLTKRVVAVAPQKKFEEDIAFADPDFFDIFNFPLLEGNPKSALQDHNTALITDRIAKKYFGNENPIGQLLHIDESLVVKITGILRNLPATTDFHSEIYLPFSNLQNHSPWMVEKDWWLGFNKEMQCFIRLKPDVSAAVVDSKILPAIVDKYYDKENAKHFRFKLQPIADVHFNPNLRGYTEKKNLWTFALIGFFLVVTACVNFINLATAQALGRAKEIGVRKALGSQQGTLFWQFITETALIAGLSLIIASGLAYLALPFVNQWFGIKLMLNLLTDTYLLIFLFGLLLIVIFCSGAYPGLILARFQPVLALKGKLSQQSTGGFSLRKGLVVTQFAISQLLIIGTLIITSQLRYSQQADLGFRKDAMVILPVPDNKKSKISTLAAQLSELSGVENVTFFDTPPATEFLASTSFRFDSRPENEKFNISIKAGDHQYAPTFNIPILAGRNLNPSDTIREYLLNETAVKALGLASLQEVIGKAATINGRSGTIVGVMKDFHYKSFRVAIEPLCLTTWGETYNSCGVTINPANLGPTLAGLEKAWTALYPSSIFTYRFMDEDIERLYKLDTMLLRLIQAFAGIAIFVGCLGLYGLVSFMADQKKKEIGVRKVLGASTFGILWLFGKEFSRLLLVAFVLAAPLAWWVMNKWLTNFVYRIELGAGMFILAMLITFMVALLTVGFQSMKAALMNPIKTLRTE